The Coregonus clupeaformis isolate EN_2021a chromosome 26, ASM2061545v1, whole genome shotgun sequence genome window below encodes:
- the LOC121540064 gene encoding uncharacterized protein LOC121540064 has translation MSKIQLLRVFLNDRLTAAADEIFGVVDKMIAEYQEEVVRLQRLLDIVLQPEIPLNLHREDLQQLTLSVSEEEVPPEQQHCEQEWSPSLGQEDPEPIQLKDEQEELRTSQEEEQIQGIETVAKDSMFTAACVKSDCVEDPTQPSHLYQAQKERNEERDNLPNTTTEQIKTEPDREDFRESDPTSVSQPLSAVNPDCSAAQSGMENRRPPAGFKPVISKRTEMVKGQRSRINTKDLQQLTLSVSEVEVPPEQQHSVC, from the exons ATGTCTAAAATACAGTTGTTGAGGGTTTTTCTCAACGATAGATTAACAGCTGCTGCTGATGAGATATTTGGGGTCGTTGATAAAATGATAGCAGAGTATCAGGAGGAAGTTGTCCGTCTACAGAGGCTGCTCGACATTGTTCTTCAACCTGAGATACCGTTAAACCTACACAGAGAAG ACCTCCAGCAGCTcacgctctctgtctctgaagaggaggttcccccggagcagcagcactgtgagcaggagtggagccccagtctggggcAGGAGGACCCAGAACCCATACAGCTTAAAGATGAACAGGAGGAACTCAGGACcagtcaggaggaagagcagaTTCAAGGGATTGAGACTGTTGCTAAAGACTCCATGTTCACTGCTGCCTGTGTGAAAAGTGACTGTGTGGAGGACCCAACTCAGCCCTCACATCTCTATCAAGCCCAAAAGGAAAGAAACGAAGAGAGAGACAATCTACCCAATACTACAACTGAACAGATCAAAACAGAACCTGATAGAGAGGACTTTAGAGAATCAGATCCAACCAGTGTCTCTCAACCCCTCTCTGCAGTAAATCCAGACTGTTCTGCAGCTCAAAGTGGTATGGAGAATCGAAGGCCTCCGGCAGGTTTTAAGCCAGTCATATCCAAGAGAACAGAGATGGTAAAAGGACAAAGATCCCGTATCAACACTAAGG aCCTCCAGCagctcactctctctgtgtctgaagtGGAGGTCCCccctgagcagcagcact